In Tripterygium wilfordii isolate XIE 37 chromosome 17, ASM1340144v1, whole genome shotgun sequence, the genomic window GAATATAGCAGTACTGGTCTTTGGTGTAGAGCACTATAGCAGAGAGGATTTCCCACCTGGCTTTGTATTTGGAGCAGGAACCTCAGCTTATCAGGTTAGAATAAGTGCCATtaatttttcatgattttattttgttctGTTTCTCAATCTTTATCAATTTGTAATAAGAAAAAGCAATGATTCTGCACAAATACTATAAATAAACGGTCAAAGATTACTATGATGATTGATATGGCTTGGAATTGCATGTTCTACTTGTGAAAGGTGGAAGGAGCAGCTAAAGAGTATGGGAGAACTCCTAGCATTTGGGATACTTTCCTTCAAAAGGGTAGCTAATTTCTTAACTCTTCATCTCTCTGTGAATTACGGTCATACAACTCCTTTAAGTATTGGGCATTACAttctttttcctctttaatACACCAGATCTGACTCGGTTTTTGATAGAGCAAATAGATCCTCCATTTCTTGATATCTCTCTTTAGAATCTTTTTCGTTGttgatttaaaattttaagctAATGCGATTCTGCTCCTGCATTAGAGATGAATTCGAACTATTAAGTGGTTGATTATCTGAATAAAATTTTTTAGGAAATGCGAATGAAACTGGAGATGTAGCATGTGATGGTTACCACAAATACAAGGTATTTAAAATGCAGCAACACTTATGATCATTACTTTCCAGGTATTTTTACAGTAACATAGATCTTTATGAGTCTATAAATGCTACTTGATTAGGTTTATGTACTTCTTGCAGGAAGATGTCCAGCTCATGGTGGATACAGGGTTAGAGGCCTACAGGTTTTCCATTTCTTGGTCAAGGCTTATTCCGAGTATGGTCTCCAAACTAACCCCCTGGTGTCTAACAGCCGAAAAAGCATGCAAATATTTCCCTTTCTAAAGctctaatttttttgttttctccctCAGATGGACGGGGACGTGTTAACCCAAAGGGTTTACAGTATTACAACAACCTCATCAATGAACTTGTTAAGCATGGTTAAGCCCAAATCTCCaattaaaatgaaattaatttcattttattgataTAATGGAGGGAATGTTTACTCCAACCTAGTAAAAGTACTTTCAAAATCCAAGACAAAGTATGTCTTCAATTCCCTCTTACTGTTCAATTGATTTTATACTGTATATTGATTATGTAGGAATCGAACCTCATGTTACATTGCACCATCATGATCTCCCACAGATACTCGAGGATGAATATGGAGGATGGGTTAATCGAAAGATTGTGTATGGCTCTAATCATTTGTTGGATTGACTTATTTTTTGATTATGGGCTACATTTCTTGAAATGACCAGAAAACATGTGGACTGCCACTGAGTATTATGGATATGAATGCAGGAAAGACTTCACAGCTTATGCTGATGTTTGCTTCAGAGAGTTTGGCGATAGAATTTCTTACTGGACAACAGTTAATGAGCCCAATATATTTTCTGTATTTGGATATGACTTGGGAGGTATGGGACCTGGGAGGTGTTCTTCTCCATTTGGAAAGAACTGCTACAGTGGCAACTCCTCAACTGAGCCGTACTTGGTGGTGCATCATATTTTGTTGGCACATGCATCAGCTGCAAGATTGTACAGAAACAAGTATTGGGTATTAACTTATCCTATAAATTTATCTTGTTGATGATTGATgcatatattttgtgttttccCATCACTTACCCTTTAAATGCCAATATTGGCTCTATGGTTTTTGGAGcgtatctaacgaaatgtttaTGGTAATGAGAGCAATACTTGGCAATGCAGGGCAAGCAGAATGGATTTATAGGGATATCTGTCCTTGTTTTGAAATATATCTCTGCAACAAACTCAACAGAGGATGTGAATGCAATTCAAAGAGCCTATGACTTCTTCGTTGGTTGGTGAGTTGCTTTTGGTTGTTCTTTCATATATATCAACTATCTACACGTGTATGCCTACAATTTTCTTTGTCGGGCTATTGGTGATATTGTATTAGTAATCGACATTggttttattttgttgaaaattaTCATTTTAATCAGCCTCCCTCATGTTGGCAGGTAGTGAGGGAGGGATGGAGAACCTACTGCGTACATGTGATTTTCTCCATTGTTTTTTCACCTTGATTGACGAAATTAAGCCATTGGGTCCATAAGTGTTTGTCTTCCTTTGTTGCAGGGTTGTACACCCCTTGGTTTATGGAGATTATCCCAACATAATGAAGGAAGTTGTCGGCTCAAGACTTCCAGTGTTCACAAATTATGAATTGAGACTAATCAAAGGCTCATTTGACTTTCTGGGAGTATTACATTACTGCGCAGCCTATGTCAAAGACAATTCCAGAAATCAGACATCAGATGTTCGGGACTATTCAACGGACATGGGGGTTTTGGTAGCGCGTATGTGCTTTCCATTTTCCCTGACTTATCTACTGTCTCACCCTACTGCTTTAGATTTTAGCCCCAGCACAGTAGCTTTTATTCTTTCCTTATTGTCTCATTATACTCGCTAATGCACAATAAACAACTTATTTTCGTGGTGGCAGCAATAACACATGATAACAAATCTCTCTATGAGGTGTGAGCTAAATCCAACATTTTTGAGTTATTCAATGTGGCTACTTCTAAATTCCTGGATTTTGTCTGGTTGACCTATCAGTTTCCTGCAAGGCCTTGGGAGCTGCAAGACGTGCTGGAGTATTTTAAGCAAGCATATGACAACCCTCCTATTTACATTCATGAAAAt contains:
- the LOC119983172 gene encoding beta-glucosidase 11-like isoform X1 is translated as MNSRPARMLYLLFFLVILLNIAVLVFGVEHYSREDFPPGFVFGAGTSAYQVEGAAKEYGRTPSIWDTFLQKGNANETGDVACDGYHKYKEDVQLMVDTGLEAYRFSISWSRLIPNGRGRVNPKGLQYYNNLINELVKHGIEPHVTLHHHDLPQILEDEYGGWVNRKIVKDFTAYADVCFREFGDRISYWTTVNEPNIFSVFGYDLGGMGPGRCSSPFGKNCYSGNSSTEPYLVVHHILLAHASAARLYRNKYWGKQNGFIGISVLVLKYISATNSTEDVNAIQRAYDFFVGWVVHPLVYGDYPNIMKEVVGSRLPVFTNYELRLIKGSFDFLGVLHYCAAYVKDNSRNQTSDVRDYSTDMGVLVAPITHDNKSLYEFPARPWELQDVLEYFKQAYDNPPIYIHENGQQTKRISSLEDTSRVRYLHAYIGSVLDALRNGSNVRGYFAWSFLDLFEIMVGYSASYGLYYVDRDDLELRRYPKLSAYWYSHFLKRRSVRSSGIEVGKNLPAPSLANFSSLAYEV
- the LOC119983172 gene encoding beta-glucosidase 11-like isoform X2 yields the protein MEHYSREDFPPGFVFGAGTSAYQVEGAAKEYGRTPSIWDTFLQKGNANETGDVACDGYHKYKEDVQLMVDTGLEAYRFSISWSRLIPNGRGRVNPKGLQYYNNLINELVKHGIEPHVTLHHHDLPQILEDEYGGWVNRKIVKDFTAYADVCFREFGDRISYWTTVNEPNIFSVFGYDLGGMGPGRCSSPFGKNCYSGNSSTEPYLVVHHILLAHASAARLYRNKYWGKQNGFIGISVLVLKYISATNSTEDVNAIQRAYDFFVGWVVHPLVYGDYPNIMKEVVGSRLPVFTNYELRLIKGSFDFLGVLHYCAAYVKDNSRNQTSDVRDYSTDMGVLVAPITHDNKSLYEFPARPWELQDVLEYFKQAYDNPPIYIHENGQQTKRISSLEDTSRVRYLHAYIGSVLDALRNGSNVRGYFAWSFLDLFEIMVGYSASYGLYYVDRDDLELRRYPKLSAYWYSHFLKRRSVRSSGIEVGKNLPAPSLANFSSLAYEV
- the LOC119983172 gene encoding beta-glucosidase 11-like isoform X3, whose product is MNSRPARMLYLLFFLVILLNIAVLVFGVEHYSREDFPPGFVFGAGTSAYQVEGAAKEYGRTPSIWDTFLQKGNANETGDVACDGYHKYKEDVQLMVDTGLEAYRFSISWSRLIPNGRGRVNPKGLQYYNNLINELVKHGIEPHVTLHHHDLPQILEDEYGGWVNRKIVKDFTAYADVCFREFGDRISYWTTVNEPNIFSVFGYDLGGMGPGRCSSPFGKNCYSGNSSTEPYLVVHHILLAHASAARLYRNKYWGKQNGFIGISVLVLKYISATNSTEDVNAIQRAYDFFVGWVVHPLVYGDYPNIMKEVVGSRLPVFTNYELRLIKGSFDFLGVLHYCAAYVKDNSRNQTSDVRDYSTDMGLFNVATSKFLDFVWLTYQFPARPWELQDVLEYFKQAYDNPPIYIHENGQQTKRISSLEDTSRVRYLHAYIGSVLDALRNGSNVRGYFAWSFLDLFEIMVGYSASYGLYYVDRDDLELRRYPKLSAYWYSHFLKRRSVRSSGIEVGKNLPAPSLANFSSLAYEV